From the genome of Mucilaginibacter paludis DSM 18603:
GTGGTTCATATCCAATAAAACTGTATACTAATATAGCTCCCATTCCAGGTACGTTGATGGAGAAGTTTCCGCCTACATCAGTTGCAACTCCATTGCTTGTACCCTTTAGCTTGACAGATACACCGGGAAGGGGGGCCCCTTTTTCATCCAACACAATTCCGGCTATTCTAATCAACTGTTTAGCATTTGCGGATGTTTGCGCCACTGATTGTTTGGGAAGAACAAACAGCAGCATTTGCGAAAGTAAAATGCATGTTAGTAAGTTTTTGATTGATCTCATAAGTTTAATTTTGGTTCACTTGAAATAACTTTAGTTTTATTGTTACAAACATAAGTAATCGTAAACCCAACAAATGCAACCGATTGTATTTTTTAGAATTATAAAAAAAATCAAGAAATTGTCTGCTTAAATGATAAATAATGAGTGGATAATTTATCAGAAAAGAAAAAAATAAAGACAAAAGCAGACTTAAATAGCTAAAAACTTCCAAAATATGAAACTCTTAGTCCCATTTAAATTTGTCAGTATTTATCTATTTCTTCTTTTATTTTCTATTTTAGCCCTGTAAATGATTATAATGGTATTTACAAGTTGCATAAACATCAAAAAAACTATTCAACCCGAACTATACTGAACCGCGTTGTTCAGATTTTTACAAAACGATCAGAAATATTAAAAATATGAGTAATAAAGCAACATTAGGGGTAATTATAGGTAATCGTGATTTTTTTCCGGACAGGTTGGTTTCTGAAGCCCGTGCCGATATTATTGCCCTTTTTACCCAACTGAACATTAATGCCATTATGCTGGGCGATACCGAATCAAAACTTGGCGGTGTTGAAACCTTTAAAGATGCCCAGAAATGTGCCGATTTATTCAAAAAACATCGTGAAGAGATTACAGGTATCATGGTATTCCTGCCAAATTTTGGCGATGAAAAAGGTGTTGCAGATACCATTAAATTGTCAGGATTAAACGTTCCGGTGCTGATTCAGGCCTACCCCGATGATCTGAATAAACTGGATGTAGCACGCCGCCGCGATTCATGGTGCGGTAAAATTTCGGTTTGCAACAACCTTTACCAGTACGGCATCAAATACACCCTAACCGATGATCACGTCACTCATCCGAGCGACCCCCAATTTATCGCCAACCTAAAAGATTTTGTGGCCATTTGCCGCGTAGTTAAAGGTTTACGCAGTGTTCGCATTGGCGCTATTGGTGCCAGGCCGGGAGCTTTTAATACCGTTCGCTACAGCGAGAAGATATTACAGCGTAACGGCATTACCGTAACCACTGCCGACCTGAGTGAGATTTTAGGCAAAGCCGACAAGTTAACGGCAGAACACCCCGAAGTACAGGCGCACTTAAATAAGATAAATGCTTATGCGCCTAAAGGCCTCACGCCCGACGATGCGATGATACAAATAGCCAAACTGGACGTAGTGCTTAACCAGTTTATGGACGAGCATGCATTGGATGCAACAGCCATACAATGCTGGACATCGCTACAGCAAAATTACGGCTGCAACGTTTGTACCAGCATGAGCATTATGAGCGAGAATATGCTGCCAAGTGCCTGCGAGGTTGATGTTACCGGAACATTAACCATGTATGCCATGCAACTGGCATCGGGTTCGCCAAGTGCGCTGGTAGATTGGAATAACAACTATGCTGATGACCCTAATAAATGTGTGCTGTTTCATTGCGGTAACTGGGCAAAATCTTTTCTGCCGGATATTCAGATCAGCACCGCCCCTATTTTGGGTACTACCGTTGGTGTAGAAAATACTTACGG
Proteins encoded in this window:
- a CDS encoding L-fucose/L-arabinose isomerase family protein; its protein translation is MSNKATLGVIIGNRDFFPDRLVSEARADIIALFTQLNINAIMLGDTESKLGGVETFKDAQKCADLFKKHREEITGIMVFLPNFGDEKGVADTIKLSGLNVPVLIQAYPDDLNKLDVARRRDSWCGKISVCNNLYQYGIKYTLTDDHVTHPSDPQFIANLKDFVAICRVVKGLRSVRIGAIGARPGAFNTVRYSEKILQRNGITVTTADLSEILGKADKLTAEHPEVQAHLNKINAYAPKGLTPDDAMIQIAKLDVVLNQFMDEHALDATAIQCWTSLQQNYGCNVCTSMSIMSENMLPSACEVDVTGTLTMYAMQLASGSPSALVDWNNNYADDPNKCVLFHCGNWAKSFLPDIQISTAPILGTTVGVENTYGALDGRTPASPLTYGRISTDDPKGIIKVYLGEGELTDDALNTFGNRAVAEIPDLQSLMQYVCRNGFEHHVVMNASKTAGILKEALGNYMGWEIYEHK